In the Mycoplasma zalophi genome, one interval contains:
- a CDS encoding hemolysin family protein: MLEESPKNLYGLENIEQISNNNLFLQITLLIVLILLLITSAIISGSETAYTSLNLAKIENMLEKKEKGAKLIKKHYLSFNQTLSTVLFVNNLVNIGSSALTSYILGIWIGANSQLIPIISTAILTPIIVVFSEIFPKLIAKSHTVGFLKFAVYFIHFWYILTYPITFFISKLGKKVLVTNSEEEIKSMLNIANDEGVLETKEAKLTQNALDLDSTKVLSHYIRLKDVSFIESSANIKEALNIFNETQYSRLPIRKNNKFIGIVLLKDIFLLKQGKVINYLKKIPNVTVNMSLSKALEKMRLNRSQMAFVTQNNTSDEVKGIITIEDILEELVGEIYDEYDTDEEIYEISLEKSRANGDVDIKTLFKQLEIEIELSDEESDMELADWITHKNGHKLNKTEKFIYQEEISFKVIKSGKTNQTTIYEINIL, translated from the coding sequence ATGTTAGAAGAATCCCCGAAGAATCTTTATGGATTAGAAAATATTGAACAAATATCAAATAACAATTTATTTTTACAAATTACATTATTAATTGTTTTAATTTTATTATTAATTACATCTGCAATCATCTCTGGTTCAGAAACAGCATATACTTCTTTAAATCTAGCGAAAATAGAAAATATGCTAGAAAAGAAAGAAAAAGGTGCAAAATTAATAAAAAAACACTATCTATCTTTTAATCAAACACTAAGTACTGTTTTATTTGTAAACAATTTAGTAAATATTGGATCATCAGCATTAACCTCATATATATTAGGTATATGAATTGGTGCAAATAGTCAGTTAATTCCTATAATTTCAACGGCTATTTTAACGCCAATTATTGTGGTATTTAGTGAAATATTCCCTAAATTAATTGCAAAATCACACACAGTTGGATTTTTAAAATTTGCAGTTTATTTTATTCACTTTTGATACATTTTAACTTATCCAATTACTTTTTTCATTTCAAAACTTGGTAAAAAAGTTTTAGTTACAAATAGTGAAGAAGAAATAAAGTCAATGTTAAATATAGCAAATGATGAGGGGGTTTTAGAAACAAAAGAAGCTAAATTAACTCAAAATGCACTAGATTTAGATTCAACAAAAGTTTTAAGCCACTACATTAGATTAAAAGATGTTTCATTTATTGAATCATCTGCAAACATAAAAGAAGCTTTAAATATTTTTAATGAAACACAATATTCTCGTTTACCAATTAGAAAAAATAATAAATTTATTGGTATTGTTTTATTAAAAGATATATTTTTATTAAAGCAAGGAAAAGTTATAAATTATCTTAAAAAAATTCCTAATGTTACTGTTAATATGAGTTTATCAAAAGCATTAGAGAAAATGAGATTAAATCGTAGTCAAATGGCGTTTGTTACTCAAAATAATACTTCAGATGAAGTAAAAGGAATTATTACCATTGAAGATATTTTAGAAGAATTAGTTGGTGAAATTTATGATGAATACGATACAGATGAAGAAATATATGAAATTTCATTAGAAAAATCAAGAGCAAATGGTGACGTTGATATAAAAACATTATTTAAACAACTTGAAATTGAAATTGAACTTTCTGATGAAGAATCAGATATGGAATTAGCAGATTGAATAACCCATAAAAATGGACATAAATTGAACAAAACAGAAAAATTTATTTATCAAGAAGAAATTTCATTCAAAGTAATAAAATCTGGAAAAACTAACCAAACAACAATTTATGAAATCAATATTTTATAA